In Candidatus Eisenbacteria bacterium, one genomic interval encodes:
- a CDS encoding rhomboid family intramembrane serine protease, giving the protein MVLPIGDAPNPRGVPVVTYAIIAINVAIYAFVTLPLSDQRPLPGDPALAEYLRVMSRVLGRQVPMATLAQQVSAYDLYVFTHGFRPAAPTASGFVLSMFLHGGFLHLFGNMLFLWIYGDNVERRMGGFRYALAYLGTGSAATLFHWAGAPASQVPVVGASGAISGVLGLYFVWFPRNVVRMLWLLPPFLGNIFEVPARVVLGFYLVFDNLLPYLFAGDDVGVAHSAHIGGFIAGVAIAWVADRYGIVHRPSEYADAVPESPEAVGALVDEGRFAAAAATYFRQSARATRGTLSPDQGFELARWLRANGHLDAALVLLRRMVRDLPPGPDRAAAHLELGSILLDDAGQPAPAYQHFLAVLDEDADPATQARARVALQQIAGLQKRGRRDVRPLG; this is encoded by the coding sequence GTGGTCCTTCCCATCGGTGACGCGCCGAACCCCCGCGGGGTTCCCGTCGTCACCTACGCGATCATCGCGATCAACGTCGCGATCTACGCGTTCGTCACCCTGCCGCTCTCGGACCAGCGGCCGCTGCCGGGCGATCCGGCGCTGGCGGAATACCTGCGCGTCATGAGCCGCGTGCTCGGCCGCCAGGTTCCGATGGCGACGCTCGCGCAGCAGGTCTCCGCATACGATCTCTACGTGTTTACGCACGGCTTCCGGCCCGCGGCGCCCACCGCGAGCGGCTTCGTGCTGTCGATGTTCCTGCACGGCGGCTTCCTGCACCTGTTCGGGAACATGCTCTTCCTGTGGATCTACGGCGACAACGTCGAGCGCCGCATGGGCGGGTTTCGCTACGCGCTCGCGTACCTCGGCACGGGATCCGCGGCGACGCTCTTCCATTGGGCCGGCGCACCGGCCTCGCAGGTGCCGGTCGTGGGCGCGTCGGGCGCGATCTCCGGCGTGCTCGGACTCTACTTCGTCTGGTTCCCGCGCAACGTCGTTCGCATGCTGTGGCTGCTGCCGCCGTTTCTCGGCAACATCTTCGAGGTCCCGGCGCGGGTCGTGCTCGGGTTCTACCTCGTCTTCGACAATCTGCTCCCGTATCTCTTCGCCGGCGACGACGTCGGCGTTGCGCACAGCGCGCACATCGGCGGGTTCATCGCCGGCGTGGCGATCGCGTGGGTCGCCGATCGCTACGGCATCGTGCACCGGCCGTCCGAGTACGCCGACGCCGTGCCGGAGTCGCCGGAGGCGGTCGGCGCGCTCGTCGACGAGGGCCGCTTCGCGGCCGCCGCCGCGACGTACTTCCGCCAGTCCGCCCGCGCGACGCGCGGGACGCTCTCGCCGGACCAGGGCTTCGAGCTCGCCCGCTGGCTGCGCGCCAACGGACACCTGGATGCGGCGCTGGTGCTCCTGCGACGCATGGTGCGCGACCTCCCGCCGGGCCCGGACCGCGCCGCCGCACACCTCGAGCTCGGCAGCATCCTGCTCGACGATGCCGGGCAGCCGGCGCCGGCGTACCAGCACTTTCTCGCCGTGCTCGACGAGGACGCCGACCCCGCCACGCAGGCCCGTGCCCGGGTGGCGCTGCAGCAGATCGCAGGCCTGCAGAAGCGCGGGCGGCGCGACGTGCGACCGCTCGGCTGA
- a CDS encoding MaoC family dehydratase: protein MEEIRFDDIERLKSKISDQFDGWSEPIEVTQDMINKFADLTGDHQWIHVDVERAKRESPFKGPIAHGFLTLSLLPAMKREPAWRITGYGNATNYGANKLRFVSPVPAGAKIHSRGRLVGAEAHPKGTQVTQEINVHVVGSERPALIYEMVVLYHPAVKR from the coding sequence GTGGAAGAGATTCGCTTCGACGACATCGAGCGCTTGAAGTCCAAGATCAGCGACCAGTTCGACGGCTGGAGCGAGCCCATCGAGGTCACGCAGGACATGATCAACAAGTTCGCCGACCTCACCGGCGACCATCAGTGGATCCACGTCGATGTCGAGCGCGCGAAGCGCGAGAGCCCGTTCAAGGGACCGATCGCCCACGGATTCCTCACCCTCTCGCTGCTGCCCGCGATGAAGCGCGAGCCGGCGTGGCGCATCACCGGGTACGGGAACGCGACGAACTACGGCGCCAACAAGCTGCGCTTCGTGTCCCCGGTTCCGGCCGGCGCCAAGATCCACTCGCGCGGCAGGCTGGTCGGTGCCGAGGCCCACCCGAAGGGCACGCAGGTGACGCAGGAGATCAACGTCCACGTGGTGGGCAGCGAACGTCCGGCCCTCATCTACGAGATGGTGGTCCTCTACCACCCCGCCGTGAAGCGCTGA
- the glnE gene encoding bifunctional [glutamate--ammonia ligase]-adenylyl-L-tyrosine phosphorylase/[glutamate--ammonia-ligase] adenylyltransferase, with protein MTGTQLGAAGVPNPERVLQAMGPVAGWLEAAGDDATLAGLRAAADPAGALHALERLLDAAPAPVERPDLLLRVLGGSPALASTLAAEATGWPALFRRVTGEPRRDVATHVRALAEMGAHGSVARATLHALLRAYRRRELVRIGGRDLVALATVDDTVAELSALAEGLIDVATACTRARIAAEWGGDPPVAFAVLGMGKLGGEELNYSSDIDLVYLYADDGEHASGRTLREFFVRIAEEVTKALAEVTADGLCFRVDLRLRPGGGEGPLAASVAATVSYYEAWGQTWERAVWLKARPVGGERRLGDTLLGELAPFVYRRYLDFSTLEDLNAMKRRVDQSLRHPGQYQRDVKLGRGGIREIEFWVQAQQLVHGGKDARLQARGTVATLRELTRGGYADATLAERLAAAYRFLRDVEHKIQIAHERQTQRIPDDPEEYAVLLRRLGFVGADGDARFRAQHAHHTEVVHGAFEALFHGAEEERRREERPEVAAIFDELDDEAGTRARLAALGFTDTATAYADLKLLRDGPSHAPASPRRQRAMAALAPAMLGEIARTADPDRALSHLASFIGSIGARTSFLHLLLENTGVMRLLLRLFGTSEFLSRYFLRHPELLDSLVRADLIRLDVTRAELDAELAARLAAARDLERQLDTIRRFRHEEFLRIGVHDIEGELPGEVVRSQLTMLAETCLAAAADIAQAAVGDRLGLPATPPTDGLVIVGMGKLGGGELNYHSDLDIVFLYDAGPEGWWAERGLAPHEYFSRVAQRTISALQTPTQEGIAYKIDTRLRPSGNQGTLVSSIAAFESYHATSAAVWERQALAKARPLTGPRALRDRVAHVIDRFVYGHGLAPEKVQEMAAMRARIADERGAQSGDAVNIKTDWGGLVDVEFAVQMLQLRHGPAEPRLRVRSTREALDALIETGLLRRDDGERLRAGYGFLRDLEGRLRIERDQAVEAFDADAEAVLALARRLGYAGDDATVVASFRADLARHRAAIREISARIFESASRLPVPTASG; from the coding sequence GTGACGGGCACGCAGTTGGGCGCCGCCGGCGTCCCGAACCCGGAGCGCGTGCTGCAGGCGATGGGCCCGGTCGCCGGGTGGCTCGAGGCGGCGGGCGACGACGCCACGCTCGCGGGGCTGCGCGCTGCGGCCGATCCGGCGGGGGCCCTGCACGCGCTCGAGCGGCTCCTCGACGCCGCGCCTGCGCCCGTCGAGCGCCCCGACCTGCTGCTGCGGGTGCTCGGTGGCAGTCCGGCGCTCGCCTCGACGCTCGCCGCGGAAGCAACGGGTTGGCCGGCGCTCTTTCGGCGCGTCACGGGCGAGCCGCGCCGCGACGTCGCGACGCACGTGCGCGCGCTCGCGGAGATGGGTGCGCACGGATCGGTGGCACGCGCGACGCTCCACGCGCTGCTGCGCGCCTACCGGCGCCGCGAGCTGGTGCGGATCGGTGGCCGCGACCTGGTCGCGCTCGCCACCGTCGACGACACCGTGGCCGAGCTGTCCGCCCTCGCCGAGGGCTTGATCGACGTCGCGACGGCGTGCACCCGGGCGCGCATCGCCGCGGAATGGGGCGGCGATCCGCCGGTCGCCTTCGCCGTGCTCGGGATGGGGAAGCTCGGGGGCGAGGAGCTCAACTACAGCTCCGACATCGATCTCGTCTACCTGTACGCCGACGACGGCGAGCACGCGTCCGGCCGGACGTTGCGCGAGTTCTTCGTCCGCATCGCCGAGGAAGTGACGAAGGCGCTCGCCGAGGTGACGGCGGACGGGTTGTGCTTCCGAGTGGACCTCCGGCTGCGGCCCGGTGGCGGCGAGGGGCCGCTCGCGGCGTCGGTCGCCGCGACGGTGTCGTACTACGAGGCGTGGGGCCAGACGTGGGAGCGGGCCGTGTGGCTGAAGGCGCGGCCGGTCGGCGGCGAGCGACGCCTCGGCGACACGCTGCTCGGCGAGCTCGCACCATTCGTCTATCGCCGCTACCTCGACTTCTCGACCCTCGAGGACCTGAACGCGATGAAGCGGCGAGTGGATCAATCGCTGCGTCACCCCGGGCAGTACCAACGCGACGTGAAGCTCGGCCGTGGCGGCATCCGGGAGATCGAGTTCTGGGTGCAGGCGCAGCAGCTGGTGCACGGCGGGAAGGACGCGCGGCTCCAGGCCCGCGGGACCGTCGCGACGCTCCGGGAACTCACGCGCGGCGGGTACGCCGACGCGACGCTCGCCGAACGGCTCGCCGCAGCGTACCGGTTCCTGCGCGACGTCGAGCACAAGATCCAGATCGCGCACGAGCGGCAGACGCAGCGCATCCCGGACGATCCGGAGGAGTATGCGGTGCTCTTGCGCCGCCTCGGCTTCGTCGGCGCCGACGGCGATGCGCGCTTCCGCGCTCAGCACGCGCACCATACCGAGGTCGTCCATGGCGCGTTCGAGGCCCTGTTCCACGGTGCGGAGGAGGAGCGTCGGCGCGAGGAGCGGCCCGAGGTGGCCGCGATCTTCGACGAGCTCGACGACGAGGCGGGGACGCGCGCGCGGCTCGCCGCGCTCGGGTTCACGGATACGGCGACCGCGTATGCCGACCTGAAGCTCCTCCGCGACGGTCCGAGCCATGCGCCCGCGTCGCCGCGGCGGCAGCGGGCGATGGCGGCGCTCGCGCCGGCCATGCTGGGTGAGATCGCGCGCACCGCCGATCCCGATCGTGCCCTCAGCCACCTCGCGAGCTTCATCGGCTCGATCGGGGCGCGCACGAGCTTCCTGCACCTGCTGCTCGAGAACACGGGCGTGATGCGGCTCCTCCTCCGCCTCTTCGGTACGAGCGAGTTCCTCTCACGCTACTTCCTGCGCCATCCCGAGCTGCTCGACAGCCTGGTGCGGGCCGATCTGATCCGCCTCGACGTGACGCGCGCCGAGCTCGACGCCGAGCTCGCCGCGCGGCTCGCTGCCGCGCGCGACCTCGAGCGCCAGCTCGACACCATCCGTCGCTTCCGCCACGAGGAGTTCCTGCGCATCGGGGTCCACGACATCGAGGGCGAGCTGCCGGGCGAGGTGGTGCGCAGCCAGCTCACGATGCTGGCCGAGACCTGTCTCGCCGCCGCCGCCGACATCGCGCAGGCGGCCGTCGGCGACCGGCTCGGGCTGCCGGCGACGCCGCCGACCGACGGCCTCGTCATCGTCGGCATGGGCAAGCTCGGAGGCGGCGAGCTCAACTACCACTCCGACCTCGACATCGTGTTCCTGTACGACGCCGGCCCCGAAGGATGGTGGGCCGAGCGTGGGCTCGCGCCGCACGAGTACTTCAGCCGCGTCGCGCAGCGTACGATCAGCGCGCTGCAGACGCCGACGCAGGAGGGCATCGCCTACAAGATCGACACCCGCCTGCGGCCTTCGGGCAATCAAGGGACGCTCGTGTCGTCGATCGCCGCCTTCGAGAGCTACCACGCGACCAGCGCCGCGGTGTGGGAGCGCCAGGCGCTCGCGAAGGCGCGTCCGCTGACGGGACCGCGCGCCCTCCGGGATCGTGTCGCCCACGTGATCGACCGCTTCGTGTACGGCCACGGGCTCGCGCCCGAGAAGGTGCAGGAGATGGCGGCGATGCGCGCGCGCATCGCGGACGAGCGGGGAGCCCAGAGCGGCGACGCGGTCAACATCAAGACCGATTGGGGCGGGCTGGTGGACGTCGAGTTCGCGGTCCAGATGCTGCAGCTCCGCCACGGGCCCGCCGAGCCGCGGCTGCGCGTGCGCTCGACGCGCGAGGCGCTCGACGCGCTCATCGAGACGGGGCTCCTCCGACGGGACGACGGCGAGCGGCTGCGCGCGGGCTACGGGTTCCTGCGCGACCTCGAGGGGCGGCTGCGCATCGAGCGCGACCAGGCCGTCGAGGCGTTCGACGCCGACGCCGAGGCCGTGCTCGCCCTCGCGCGCCGCCTCGGCTACGCCGGCGACGACGCGACCGTGGTCGCGTCGTTTCGCGCCGACCTCGCACGCCATCGCGCGGCGATCCGCGAGATCTCCGCGCGCATCTTCGAGAGCGCGTCGCGGTTGCCAGTCCCGACCGCTTCGGGCTAG
- a CDS encoding Ppx/GppA family phosphatase — protein sequence MSGSGARVAAAIDVGSNSVLLLMVAVGADGSARAIDEAATTTRLGAGLRAGGALDPERARATLDTVVKLAGRARARGAHDVWAFATGAARRAADGQAFADDVAAASGVPVEILSGTREAHLAFAAVVHGLGLGAAPVVAIDVGGATTELALGRGETIDACVSLPLGALALTDACGGDGARLHHAIDVGLATTDLPARARAAGALAAASGGTATSLAALALGLARYDPRAVHGAALATDMLEAIAARVPADGELLEPGRAAILPAGACILGGVARALGTSRLRVSDHGVRHAYLRERLAAAGVRVMMGALWG from the coding sequence GTGAGCGGCTCGGGCGCCCGGGTCGCCGCCGCGATCGACGTCGGCAGCAACTCCGTCCTGCTTCTCATGGTCGCCGTCGGCGCCGACGGCTCGGCGCGCGCGATCGACGAAGCCGCCACGACGACCCGGCTCGGCGCCGGGCTCCGCGCGGGTGGCGCGCTCGATCCGGAGCGGGCACGGGCCACCCTCGACACCGTCGTGAAGCTCGCCGGCCGGGCGCGAGCCCGCGGCGCACACGACGTCTGGGCGTTCGCGACGGGAGCGGCGCGGCGCGCTGCCGACGGTCAGGCGTTCGCGGACGATGTCGCCGCCGCGTCGGGCGTTCCAGTGGAGATCCTGAGCGGCACGCGCGAAGCGCACCTCGCCTTCGCGGCGGTCGTCCACGGCCTTGGTCTGGGTGCGGCACCCGTCGTCGCCATCGACGTCGGCGGCGCCACGACCGAGCTCGCGCTCGGCCGCGGCGAGACGATCGACGCGTGTGTGAGCCTGCCGCTCGGTGCGCTCGCGCTCACCGACGCGTGCGGCGGCGACGGGGCTCGCCTGCACCACGCGATCGACGTCGGGCTGGCGACGACGGACCTGCCCGCGCGTGCGCGCGCCGCAGGGGCGCTCGCGGCCGCCTCCGGCGGCACGGCGACCTCGCTCGCCGCGCTCGCGCTGGGCCTCGCCCGCTACGATCCTCGCGCCGTCCATGGCGCGGCGCTGGCGACGGACATGCTCGAGGCCATCGCCGCTCGCGTTCCGGCGGACGGCGAGTTGCTCGAGCCGGGGCGCGCCGCGATTCTTCCGGCGGGAGCGTGTATCCTCGGCGGCGTGGCGCGAGCCCTGGGGACGTCCCGGCTGCGCGTGAGCGATCACGGCGTCCGGCATGCCTACCTCCGCGAGCGGCTCGCCGCGGCCGGCGTGCGCGTGATGATGGGTGCGCTGTGGGGGTGA
- a CDS encoding branched-chain amino acid transaminase, translated as MEKTDRIWMDGSLVAWDEANVHVLTHTLHYGLGVFEGIRCYEGHDGRSAIFRLTEHVARLFGSAHVLDMPIPFTPAEIATACIDTVRANRMKACYIRPLAFMGDGEMGLAARPKTRVAIAVWPWGAYLGEDGLTKGVRLKTSSFARFHPNTMLTKAKAVGHYVNSILAAREARGLGYDESLMLDVDGYVSEASGENIFVVSKGVVRTTSLPTVLAGITRDSVLTLLADLGIPVREERFTRDEIYLADEAFFTGTAVEVTPIRELDERRIGDGTPGPITRRLQELFFRVVQGREDRYRSWLAPV; from the coding sequence ATGGAGAAGACCGATCGCATCTGGATGGACGGCAGCCTGGTCGCGTGGGACGAGGCGAACGTCCATGTGCTCACGCATACGCTGCACTACGGCCTCGGCGTCTTCGAGGGCATCCGCTGCTACGAAGGACACGACGGGCGCTCGGCGATCTTCCGGCTGACCGAGCACGTCGCACGCCTGTTCGGATCGGCGCACGTGCTCGACATGCCGATCCCGTTCACGCCCGCCGAGATCGCGACCGCCTGCATCGACACGGTGCGCGCGAATCGCATGAAGGCGTGCTACATCCGTCCGCTCGCCTTCATGGGCGACGGCGAGATGGGCCTCGCCGCCCGGCCGAAGACCCGCGTCGCGATCGCCGTGTGGCCGTGGGGCGCCTATCTCGGCGAGGACGGGCTCACCAAGGGCGTGCGCCTCAAGACCAGCTCCTTCGCACGCTTCCATCCCAACACGATGCTGACCAAGGCGAAGGCGGTCGGACACTACGTCAACTCGATCCTCGCCGCGCGCGAGGCGCGCGGGCTCGGGTACGACGAGTCGCTCATGCTCGACGTCGACGGCTACGTGTCGGAGGCGAGCGGCGAGAACATCTTCGTCGTTTCGAAGGGCGTCGTGCGGACGACGTCCCTCCCGACCGTGCTCGCCGGCATCACGCGCGACTCGGTGCTGACGCTGCTCGCCGACCTCGGCATTCCCGTGCGCGAGGAGCGCTTCACGCGCGACGAGATCTACCTCGCCGATGAGGCATTCTTCACCGGTACGGCCGTCGAGGTGACGCCGATCCGGGAGCTCGACGAGCGGCGGATCGGCGACGGGACGCCCGGTCCGATCACGCGCCGCCTGCAGGAGCTGTTCTTCCGCGTGGTCCAGGGGCGCGAAGATCGCTATCGGAGCTGGCTCGCCCCGGTCTGA
- a CDS encoding RNA-binding protein, translating into MGKRLYVGNIPFQTSEAQLRTLFEQDGRQVAEVKIVMDRETGRPRGFAFVEMETDAQAAAAVETLNGTSFGGRPLTVSEARAREPR; encoded by the coding sequence ATGGGTAAGCGACTCTACGTCGGGAACATCCCCTTCCAGACGTCCGAAGCCCAACTGCGCACCCTGTTCGAGCAGGATGGGCGGCAGGTCGCGGAGGTCAAGATCGTCATGGACCGCGAGACGGGTCGTCCTCGCGGCTTCGCGTTCGTCGAGATGGAGACCGACGCTCAGGCCGCCGCCGCGGTCGAGACGCTCAACGGCACCAGCTTCGGCGGTCGTCCGCTCACCGTGAGCGAAGCGCGCGCCCGCGAGCCGCGCTGA
- a CDS encoding PKD domain-containing protein: MRVYVWSACVLALPLVMGGCGGSETPPAGTPAKPTTAAPATPPTTAKAGTTAEDEEYELDVIAEAEPDEGAPPLKVQFTGSVEEEEGGPWKFEWDFGDGQKSTEQNPSHTYEKVGEYTATLSVTDQKSNKGTDEIDIFVETDDDE, translated from the coding sequence ATGCGAGTGTACGTCTGGTCCGCGTGTGTGCTGGCGCTGCCGCTCGTGATGGGCGGGTGTGGCGGCTCCGAGACGCCACCTGCGGGCACGCCGGCGAAGCCGACGACGGCGGCACCAGCGACGCCTCCGACCACCGCCAAGGCCGGCACGACCGCCGAGGACGAGGAGTACGAGCTCGACGTGATCGCCGAGGCCGAGCCCGACGAGGGCGCGCCGCCGTTGAAGGTGCAGTTCACCGGCTCGGTCGAGGAAGAGGAAGGCGGGCCGTGGAAGTTCGAGTGGGACTTCGGCGACGGCCAGAAGAGCACCGAGCAGAACCCGTCGCACACCTACGAGAAGGTGGGCGAGTACACCGCGACGCTCTCCGTGACCGATCAGAAGAGCAACAAGGGCACGGACGAGATCGACATCTTCGTCGAGACCGACGACGACGAGTAG
- the trmFO gene encoding methylenetetrahydrofolate--tRNA-(uracil(54)-C(5))-methyltransferase (FADH(2)-oxidizing) TrmFO — translation MSDRVTIIGGGLAGCEAAWQLTRAGIPVDLYEMRPVRETAAHVTDHLGELVCSNSFRNATMETAVGLLKEEMRQLGSVVMAVADRHRVPAGACLAVDRVRFAEGLTAAIERDPLIRLVREEVTDVPSGLTILATGPLTSPALSTALARLLGSPHLYFYDAIAPTVTTDSIDMQVAWKQSRYDKGGDDYVNCPLGRDAYYAFVDAVMAAEKVPARDFERIIYFEGCMPIEEMARRGRDTLAFGPMRPVGLVDPRTGTRPFAAVQLRQDDAEGRLYNIVGFQTKMTYGEQRRVLRMIPGLERAEFVRLGSLHRNTYVNAPDLLLPSLQVAARRSLFLAGQIVGVEGYVESAATGILAGLNVVRLLRGEPLAIPPRTTAMGSMLAYVTERGKKSFQPMNANYGLFPPLPRALHGREKKLALAERGLTDLTRWRDGIMAPPGGAASVA, via the coding sequence GTGAGCGATCGGGTGACGATCATCGGCGGCGGGCTCGCCGGCTGCGAGGCGGCCTGGCAGCTCACGCGCGCCGGGATCCCGGTCGACCTCTACGAGATGCGTCCGGTGCGCGAGACCGCCGCGCACGTGACCGATCATCTGGGCGAGCTCGTCTGCTCGAACTCGTTCCGCAACGCGACCATGGAGACGGCCGTCGGCCTCCTGAAGGAGGAGATGCGGCAGCTCGGCTCCGTCGTCATGGCCGTCGCCGATCGGCATCGGGTGCCGGCAGGAGCATGCCTCGCGGTCGACCGCGTGCGGTTCGCCGAGGGACTGACCGCTGCGATCGAGCGGGACCCGCTGATCCGTCTCGTCCGCGAAGAGGTCACCGACGTCCCGAGCGGGCTCACGATCCTCGCCACCGGCCCGTTGACGTCGCCGGCGCTCTCGACCGCACTAGCGCGCCTGCTCGGATCGCCGCACCTGTACTTCTACGACGCGATCGCGCCGACCGTGACCACCGACTCGATCGACATGCAGGTCGCCTGGAAGCAGTCGCGCTACGACAAGGGCGGCGACGACTACGTCAACTGCCCCCTCGGCCGGGACGCGTACTATGCGTTCGTCGACGCGGTGATGGCCGCCGAGAAGGTTCCGGCGCGCGACTTCGAGCGCATCATCTACTTCGAGGGCTGCATGCCGATCGAGGAGATGGCGCGCCGCGGGCGCGACACGCTCGCGTTCGGCCCGATGCGCCCGGTCGGGCTCGTGGACCCGCGCACCGGCACGCGTCCGTTCGCCGCCGTGCAGCTCCGGCAGGACGATGCCGAAGGCCGCCTCTACAACATCGTCGGCTTCCAGACGAAGATGACGTACGGGGAGCAGCGGCGCGTGCTGCGCATGATCCCCGGGCTCGAGCGCGCCGAGTTCGTGCGGCTGGGGAGCCTGCACCGCAACACGTACGTGAACGCGCCCGACCTGCTCCTGCCCTCGCTGCAGGTCGCCGCCCGCCGCTCGCTCTTTCTCGCCGGCCAGATCGTCGGCGTGGAGGGCTACGTCGAGTCGGCGGCGACCGGAATCCTCGCGGGTCTCAACGTCGTGCGTCTCCTGCGCGGCGAACCGCTCGCGATCCCGCCGCGGACGACGGCGATGGGCTCGATGCTCGCGTACGTGACCGAGCGCGGCAAGAAGAGCTTCCAGCCGATGAACGCGAACTACGGTCTGTTCCCACCGCTGCCGCGCGCGCTGCACGGGCGGGAGAAGAAGCTCGCGCTCGCCGAGCGGGGACTGACCGACCTCACGCGCTGGCGTGACGGGATCATGGCGCCGCCCGGCGGTGCCGCCTCGGTGGCGTGA